In Pyricularia oryzae 70-15 chromosome 2, whole genome shotgun sequence, one genomic interval encodes:
- a CDS encoding peroxisomal NADH pyrophosphatase NUDT12, whose amino-acid sequence MAPSPLLPQLPADDSMLTRRFGAETANYFSGNPLNRVSFLRDNRDFLQAAFAHPSARFLALDKLAPLVHTAEKSIAWITREDVAPVTGSGPFDKTEEDMINDFNSEESHPVIILLGLDDKQKMTASDQDVFQHKDYKGAPYFAVDFTENQDVVTSLASREGLSFNQDQRSLGFNPGEEDITGPRRSKTRLSPTDMAGGEKRDRKPCASRGTVSNISFPRTDPTIIVAVVSADGTKVLLGRNKRWPKYWYSTLAGFLEPGESIEEATRREVWEESGVTVGRVVLHSSQPWPFPGSLMIGAIAQALPGDGEKIFLGNDPELEDAKWFPMAEVRKALSSGVSNLGQSAPPEYVEGDLRVPPDTAIANRLMTAVVGGYNGAFPKI is encoded by the exons ATGGCTCCGTCACCTCTTCTGCCGCAGCTGCCGGCGGACGATTCTATGCTTACGCGCAGGTTCGGCGCCGAAACCGCAAACTACTTTTCCGGG AACCCACTGAACCGTGTTTCGTTCCTCCGCGACAACCGGGATTTTCTCCAGGCCGCTTTTGCGCATCCGTCAGCCCGCTTCCTCGCGCTCGACAAGCTCGCTCCTCTGGTTCACACGGCCGAGAAGAGTATCGCCTGGATCACACGTGAAGACGTTGCGCCGGTGACGGGCTCGGGGCCCTTTGACAAGACAGAGGAGGATATGATCAATGACTTCAACTCGGAGGAGTCGCACCCTGTTATAATACTCCTAGGCCTAGACGATAAGCAGAAAATGACTGCATCCGACCAAGATGTCTTTCAGCACAAGGACTACAAGGGTGCCCCTTACTTTGCGGTAGATTTCACAGAAAACCAGGATGTGGTCACCTCACTAGCGTCAAGAGAGGGCCTCTCGTTCAACCAAGACCAACGAAGTTTGGGTTTTAATCCTGGCGAAG AAGACATTACCGGTCCACGCCGGAGCAAAACGCGCCTGTCCCCCACAGACATGGCGGGTGGCGAGAAACGCGACAGGAAACCTTGTGCCAGTAGGGGTACCGTCTCCAACATTAGTTTCCCTAGAACCGACCCCACGATAATCGTGGCTGTCGTCAGTGCAGACGGCACCAAGGTGCTTCTCGGAAGGAACAAGCGATGGCCGAAATACTGGTACAGCACCTTGGCTGGATTTCTTGAGCCGGGCGAGTCTATCGAGGAGGCGACGAGGCGAGAGGTCTGGGAAGAGAGCGGCGTCACCGTTGGTAGGGTTGTGTTGCACAGCTCTCAACCATGGCCTTTCCCTGGAAGCCTTATGATTGGAGCCATCGCGCAGGCACTTCCTGGCGATGGCGAGAAGATATTTCTCGGCAATGACCCCGAGTTGGAGGATGCCAAGTGGTTTCCCATGGCCGAGGTTCGAAAGGCGCTCTCGTCCGGGGTCAGCAATTTGGGACAGTCAGCACCGCCCGAGTACGTCGAGGGCGACCTGAGAGTGCCGCCGGACACGGCGATTGCAAACCGCCTTATGACTGCTGTTGTGGGAGGTTACAATGGGGCGTTTCCCAAAATTTGA
- a CDS encoding PQ-loop repeat-containing protein 2 produces MAPPTGPLNLDVEAISGICGSISIACWVVVFSPQIVENFRRGSADGLSLQFIIIWLLGDVFNILGGVMQGVLPTMIILAIYYTIADVVLLGQCFYYRGFTWRDEVVPSSTQTPKPADGGVSNGNGSNHHGQQPNERTALLANGSSTGQQGASSRRGSWSDQSYHLSPAVPLIDDAVLARDALAASVASPSATRGAPDNRPSRLQAVAFNSLAVLMVCASGVAGWYLSRSRSDREAPSKGEDLLEFNILGQVFGWLCAVLYLGSRVPQILLNYRRKSTEGVSMLFFLFACLGNLTYVLSIFAFEPRCRDKHSGIGPHAGGCVGGEAGRIYGQYILVNLSWLAGSLGTLLLDMGIFVQFFIYNKDDGEEFFADCDAEGSRRAYSPSTVAIEEDDDEESIDGDRWDPRPLLERSVSNSPR; encoded by the exons ATGGCGCCACCAACAGGGCCTTTGAATTTGGATGTTGAAGCAATATCTGGGATATGCGG ATCAATATCGATCGCATGCTGGGTCGTCGTCTTCTCGCCCCAGATTGTCGAGAACTTCCGCCGCGGTAGTGCAGATGGCCTGTCGCTGCAGTTCATCATCATCTGGCTACTCGGTGATGTCTTCAACATCCTGGGGGGCGTAATGCAGGGTGTCCTGCCGACCATGATCATACTGGCCATCTACTACACGATAGCCGACGTCGTTCTTCTGGGCCAGTGCTTCTACTACAGAGGTTTCACCTGGCGCGACGAGGTTGTTCCCAGCTCGACCCAGACACCCAAACCTGCGGATGGTGGTGTCTCGAATGGCAATGGTAGCAACCACCACGGCCAGCAGCCCAACGAGCGGACGGCTCTGCTTGCAAATGGCTCGAGCACTGGTCAGCAAGGCGCGTCGAGCCGTCGCGGCTCCTGGTCTGACCAATCCTACCACCTATCACCGGCTGTCCCGCTGATCGACGATGCCGTACTTGCGCGGGACGCTTTGGCTGCGTCTGTCGCCTCACCTTCGGCCACTCGAGGAGCTCCCGATAACCGCCCAAGTCGGTTGCAGGCAGTAGCCTTCAACTCCTTGGCCGTGTTGATGGTGTGCGCATCAGGGGTTGCGGGGTGGTACCTCAGCAGGTCGCGATCGGACCGAGAGGCGCCCAGTAAGGGCGAGGACTTGCTCGAGTTTAACATTCTCGGCCAAGTGTTTGGTTGGCTCTGCGCGGTTCTTTATCTCGGCTCGCGTGTGCCACAGATCCTCCTCAACTATAGACGCAAGTCCACCGAGGGCGTCAGCATGCTCTTCTTCCTGTTCGCCTGCCTCGGAAACCTGACTTACGTCCTCTCCATATTCGCCTTTGAGCCGCGCTGCAGAGACAAGCACTCGGGCATTGGGCCACACGCAGGGGGCTGCGTAGGAGGCGAGGCTGGAAGGATCTATGGGCAGTACATCCTCGTCAATCTGTCATGGCTCGCCGGCAGCCTTGGCACACTGCTCCTCGACATGGGCATATTTGTCCAGTTCTTCATTTACAACAAGGACGATGGCGAGGAGTTCTTTGCCGACTGCGACGCGGAGGGAAGCAGGCGAGCATACTCCCCATCGACCGTGGCTAtcgaggaggacgacgatgaggaaAGCATAGACGGGGACCGCTGGGATCCACGGCCCCTTCTCGAGCGAAGCGTGTCCAACTCGCCGCGTTGA